In Ptychodera flava strain L36383 chromosome 21, AS_Pfla_20210202, whole genome shotgun sequence, a genomic segment contains:
- the LOC139121892 gene encoding uncharacterized protein has product MEIFARILYLMTFIYISSAEKTITCPSCTHFDHALVPSAFKNEACLKKNVDVNDPDVGTTTCTASGSDVPKCLKFSGEVSFEIPIAGTQTVEMHTRSCTTETSDPGNKCEDVSGNQDSRSTLARLISKVLLVLTLISGEDKFSGQLCYYDESTSDAASLHVGLLALLVHLSLMYLIVAL; this is encoded by the exons CTGAGAAGACAATAACATGCCCATCCTGCACACATTTTGACCATGCTTTGGTGCCTAGTGCTTTTAAGAATGAAGCCTGccttaaaaaaaatgttgatgtcAATGATCCAGACGTTGGTACGACAACGTGCACAGCAAGTGGTTCTGATGTTCCAAAGTGTCTGAAGTTTTCTGGTGAAGTCTCATTTGAAATACCAATTG CTGGCACCCAGACTGTGGAGATGCATACCAGATCTTGCACTACAGAAACCTCTGACCCAGGGAACAAATGTGAAGATGTATCCGGTAACCAAGACAGCAGAAGCACTCTAGCACGACTGATTTCAAAGGTCTTGTTAGTGCTTACATTGATCAGTGGTGAAGATAAATTCTCTGGTCAGCTGTGCTACTACGATGAGAGTACATCTGACGCCGCTTCCCTGCATGTTGGCTTGCTGGCTCTGCTAGTACATTTGAGTCTGATGTACCTGATAGTAGCATTGTAA